The following proteins are co-located in the Apium graveolens cultivar Ventura chromosome 5, ASM990537v1, whole genome shotgun sequence genome:
- the LOC141661287 gene encoding uncharacterized protein LOC141661287 gives MIKNTLHALDERIEVMDQKYKKIVGNLSASLATTTLQVRSRYFHRIGVSGKGVLKIFDKIEGFPDHKIFSPGKSYPVIIRHSNSLSADDDARIDARGAAVRILSNDSSGDNTPILDLTLKTGKAFYARTISDFATWFVCGLPAREEHVKRAPHVREAVWTSLRNADSYAELHYYSNICRIFRFPDGQEMYVKFKLRPINKNIHEDSGKVVPTSILPPETGAIPRDTSDTRPLLFLGEDFRRRVSSPGGVGYIFQLQFQPVPHDEATQDILLDCTKPWDESEFPFIDVGEILIDKINTQEQSEELQFNPFLRCPEIDIVQATSSSQSASIDHGRSLIYEICQHLRNKQPLPESWRIFLQHSDVKVDLSGCPMAAAVEKKESGKVTLERKWYQALWAVFAQPLLQTILPYYLMGLVIFGPLKGALYLKDTIGYPVYLLLPFIWVSSGIAAALVCVAAKWLLVGKNQDGGTRLMWGKGLFMDTLWQAFRILVVDYFMEMTGGSFMFVLLMKLMGSDINISQGAYVDSMGAMINPEMVEIEGGGCVGREALLFGHIYEGEGGKVKFGKIKIEEGGFVGSRAMAMPGAIVESGGSLSALSLAFKGETIRSR, from the coding sequence ATGATAAAGAACACGTTGCATGCCTTGGATGAAAGAATAGAGGTGATGGACCAAAAATATAAGAAGATAGTAGGAAACCTCTCTGCAAGTTTGGCAACCACAACCCTTCAGGTTAGATCAAGATATTTTCATCGAATTGGTGTTAGTGGAAAGGGAGTATTGAAGATATTCGATAAGATTGAAGGGTTTCCGGATCACAAAATATTCAGCCCTGGAAAGAGTTACCCAGTCATAATTCGGCATAGTAATAGTTTGAGTGCTGATGATGATGCAAGAATCGATGCACGTGGTGCTGCTGTCAGAATACTATCAAATGATTCATCTGGTGATAACACTCCAATTCTTGATCTGACTTTGAAAACAGGAAAGGCGTTTTATGCTCGCACAATTTCTGATTTTGCAACATGGTTTGTTTGCGGACTGCCAGCAAGAGAAGAGCACGTCAAAAGAGCTCCACATGTGCGGGAAGCAGTCTGGACTTCCCTTCGCAATGCTGATTCATATGCTGAACTACATTACTACTCAAATATATGCAGGATCTTCAGATTCCCAGATGGACAGGAAATGTATGTGAAATTCAAGTTGCGACCAATAAACAAAAATATTCACGAGGACTCTGGAAAGGTTGTGCCCACCAGTATACTTCCCCCAGAGACGGGTGCAATTCCACGAGACACTAGTGACACCCGGCCATTACTCTTTCTTGGTGAGGATTTTCGACGTCGTGTGAGTTCCCCTGGTGGTGTTGGCTACATTTTTCAGCTGCAGTTTCAACCAGTACCTCATGATGAAGCCACCCAAGACATTTTACTTGATTGCACAAAGCCATGGGATGAGAGTGAGTTTCCTTTTATCGATGTGGGAGAGATATTGATTGATAAAATTAACACACAAGAACAATCAGAAGAACTGCAATTCAACCCTTTTCTTCGATGTCCTGAGATTGATATAGTCCAGGCAACATCATCCTCACAGAGTGCTTCCATTGATCATGGCCGGTCATTGATCTACGAGATTTGCCAGCATTTGAGAAACAAGCAACCACTTCCGGAATCCTGGAGGATCTTCCTGCAGCATTCGGACGTGAAAGTAGACCTTTCTGGGTGTCCAATGGCTGCAGCTGTAGAGAAAAAAGAGTCTGGTAAAGTTACTTTAGAAAGAAAGTGGTATCAAGCTTTGTGGGCAGTTTTTGCTCAACCACTACTACAGACAATATTACCGTACTACCTGATGGGCTTGGTAATATTTGGTCCCCTGAAAGGAGCTCTTTACTTGAAGGACACAATAGGGTATCCAGTTTACTTGTTACTTCCTTTCATATGGGTTTCTTCAGGCATTGCAGCTGCATTAGTATGCGTTGCAGCCAAATGGCTACTCGTGGGAAAAAACCAAGACGGCGGAACTAGGCTAATGTGGGGTAAGGGGCTTTTCATGGATACTCTATGGCAGGCTTTCAGGATACTGGTAGTAGACTATTTCATGGAAATGACAGGTGGTTCATTCATGTTTGTCCTGCTAATGAAACTTATGGGCTCCGATATCAACATAAGTCAAGGTGCTTATGTGGACAGCATGGGAGCTATGATAAACCCTGAGATGGTAGAGATTGAAGGAGGTGGATGTGTGGGAAGAGAAGCCCTTCTTTTTGGACACATATATGAAGGTGAAGGAGGAAAAGTTAAGTTTGGGAAAATAAAGATCGAAGAAGGTGGCTTTGTAGGAAGCAGAGCTATGGCAATGCCTGGAGCTATAGTCGAAAGTGGAGGCAGTCTCAGTGCCTTATCTCTCGCCTTTAAAGGAGAAACTATACGATCCAGGTAA